AGAACCTGAAGGATAAAGATAAAGTTTCGATAGTGACAAAGAAATAATGAGTTTTTATAATTTATGAATATAGTCAAAACAGCCGTCAACAGACCTATAGCAACCATCATGTTTATAGTTGCCCTCCTTTTGATGGGAGTGCTTGCATTCATGCAGATAAATGTTGATTTACTACCAAAGATCTCTCTCCCATCCTTAATAGTAGTAACACAGTTTCCAGGTGCTTCTCCTCAGGAAGTGGAGGAGAAGGTAAGCATACCTCTTGAAGAGGTATTAAATACAACAGAAGGTATAAAGTCTATAACATCAAAGACGGAAGAGGAACTCTCCCTTATACAACTCGAGTTCGACTGGGGAACCGATATGAACTTTGCCTCGATGAAGGTAAAGGAAAAGTTGAACTCAGCGAAACTGCCACAGGATGTCAAAGACCCTTATGTCTGGCGATGGAATCCAGCGGACCAGCCGATATTCAGATACGATATATCAGGAAAGATGTCACTCGATAAACTCAGGGACCATGTTGAGCATAACATAAAACCAAGACTTGAACGACTTGGAGGTGTTGGCTCTGTAACAATCATTGGTGGACTCGAGCGTGAAATAAAAATAGAGGTTGATCAGAAAAAACTCGATGCATATTACATTACTATTATGCATGTCATACATGCATTGAAGAAAGAAAACCTTAACAGCCAGGGTGGACGCATAGAAGAGGGAAGAAGAGAACTTTTGATAAGGACTGTTGGTGAATTTAAAAACATATCCGACCTTGATAAGATAATTGTTGCTCTGAGAGGTGATAAGGTGCCAATTTACCTCAGGGATGTAGCGGTGATTAAAGATACATTTGCTGAGCAGAGGACATACTCACGACTAAACGGTTATGAATCTGTAGGTATTCTTATAAAGAAGGAAAGTGATGCAAATACCCTTAAAGTCATTAAAAATGTTAAAGAAGAACTTTCCCGTCTCCAGAAGGAATATCCAGAGGGGATGACATACGCAATATCCCAGGATGATTCAAAATTCATTCAGGAATCACAGGACATGGTGATCCATGACATCCAGTTCGGTGGTATGCTTGCTGTCCTTGTGATATTTGTATTCCTCAGGAATATTAGAAGTACAGTGGTGATTGCCCTTGCTATTCCAATATCTGTAATTGCGACATTCATAGGCATGCATGCACTCGGTATAACGAGGAATGTCCTTTCACTTGCAGGGCTTTCACTCGGTGTTGGTATGCTTGTTGACGATTCTACGGTTATTGTTGAGAATATCTATAGATTCCTTGGAAGAGGTTATAAACCTTCGGATGCTACGGTTTCAGGTGCCGTAGAGGTAAGTTCCAGCGTTATTTCATCTACCCTTACAAGCCTTGCAGTATTCTTACCAATAACATTTATGAGTGGGCTTGCGAGCCAGCTCTTTTCAGACCTTGCATGGACAGTTATCTTTTCCCTCTTCTTCTCTATGATAGTCTCCTTCACGATCACACCTATGCTTGCATCGAGGATACTCAAACCAGAAGGCGAGAAAAGTGAAAGCCCATCTATTTTAAGTAAACTCTTCAATAACCTTTTTGATAAACCCCTGAAGGCTATCGGCAACATCATCGTGAATACCTATGGATTTCTACTCGGTCTTTTAATGGGTTACTGGGTGAAGCGTTTGGTTATTGTAGGTATTGTGATGTCTGCATGTCTTATTAGCCTCCTATTTCTTCCCGGAAGGATATTTCTCCCATCAGGAAATGTACGAGAGGTTGCCGTCAAGGTAAAAATGCCTCTTGGAAGTTCTATACAGACAACAGACACAATAGTAAGACAGATAGAATCCATTGTGCTGAAAGACCTTGAGAAAAGAAGGTCTGAACTCGAAAAGGTTCGTGAGAAAGAGCGTGGGAAAAAGGTTGAACTCGAGAAGGACACTATCGCATCGGAGGTAAAGCCAGAAGATGCTGAGATAAACATTCAGTTAAACATGTATAAAGAGAAGGAATTAACAGTTGTTGACACTATAGTAGATGACTGGCGAAAGGGGGTATCAAAGATACCAGGTGCAGAGATAACCGTAAATAAGATATCAAAAGTTACCCGAGCAGGACAGGTTGGGACACCTATTGATATAAGGGTAGGAGGCACGGAGATTGAAAAGATAGAGGATGTCGCAGGACAGATATCAGGAGGCATGAAAGAGAAAGGTATAGATGCTGTTTTTGATGTCTCAACATCTATTGCACAGGGTGCACCAGAGATACAGGTGGAACTCGATAGAGATAAGATAAGCAGACTCGGGCTGAATACACGGGATATCGCCCTGCTGATCGCCGCTAATGTTCATGGAGTAGTAAGCACTACACTCGGACAGGGTGATAAGGAGGTTGATATTAGAGTTAGCAGTGCAGGTATAGATAAAAAAAGTATATCAGACTTTGAAAAGTTATCCATACTTTCACCGACTGGCAGAAAGTTCTTTCTCAGGGATGTTGCCAAGATATATATGGGGAGGGGCAAGGTTAAGATAGAACGG
This is a stretch of genomic DNA from Nitrospirota bacterium. It encodes these proteins:
- a CDS encoding efflux RND transporter permease subunit, with the protein product MNIVKTAVNRPIATIMFIVALLLMGVLAFMQINVDLLPKISLPSLIVVTQFPGASPQEVEEKVSIPLEEVLNTTEGIKSITSKTEEELSLIQLEFDWGTDMNFASMKVKEKLNSAKLPQDVKDPYVWRWNPADQPIFRYDISGKMSLDKLRDHVEHNIKPRLERLGGVGSVTIIGGLEREIKIEVDQKKLDAYYITIMHVIHALKKENLNSQGGRIEEGRRELLIRTVGEFKNISDLDKIIVALRGDKVPIYLRDVAVIKDTFAEQRTYSRLNGYESVGILIKKESDANTLKVIKNVKEELSRLQKEYPEGMTYAISQDDSKFIQESQDMVIHDIQFGGMLAVLVIFVFLRNIRSTVVIALAIPISVIATFIGMHALGITRNVLSLAGLSLGVGMLVDDSTVIVENIYRFLGRGYKPSDATVSGAVEVSSSVISSTLTSLAVFLPITFMSGLASQLFSDLAWTVIFSLFFSMIVSFTITPMLASRILKPEGEKSESPSILSKLFNNLFDKPLKAIGNIIVNTYGFLLGLLMGYWVKRLVIVGIVMSACLISLLFLPGRIFLPSGNVREVAVKVKMPLGSSIQTTDTIVRQIESIVLKDLEKRRSELEKVREKERGKKVELEKDTIASEVKPEDAEINIQLNMYKEKELTVVDTIVDDWRKGVSKIPGAEITVNKISKVTRAGQVGTPIDIRVGGTEIEKIEDVAGQISGGMKEKGIDAVFDVSTSIAQGAPEIQVELDRDKISRLGLNTRDIALLIAANVHGVVSTTLGQGDKEVDIRVSSAGIDKKSISDFEKLSILSPTGRKFFLRDVAKIYMGRGKVKIERQDLHRIVSVTSNVKLEYSLSEVIEDIQKKVIGAIDYPRDLITFKGTAKDMEESFLQLGIALIISVILVYMIIAAQFESFLNPFIIMFTLPLSFIGISLGLNVANEKMSIAAMVGVILLGGIVVRNGIILIEYISILRKRGIDRDEAIMQACKLRIRPIFITALATILGMTPMALGIGPGAELYSAMAVVVIFGLAFSTMFTLFIIPTIYTLFDDLKDYSGAIALRVQQLLFPFKDKIEGL